The following are encoded in a window of Mycobacterium vicinigordonae genomic DNA:
- a CDS encoding diacylglycerol kinase produces the protein MGRREIGRVTALTNPMSGHGAAIEAAQRAIARLHHRGVEVVEIIGDDAQDARHLVAAALDKGTDAVMVTGGDGVISNALQVLAGTDVPLGIIPAGTGNDHAREFGIPTKDPVAAADIVVDGCTETIDLGRITGQDGFQKWFGTVAATGFDSLVTDRANRMTWPHGRLRYYIAMMAELSQLRLLPFRLVLDGKQQIEADLTMTAFGNTRSYGGGMLICPNADRADGLLDLTMVKSESRTKLIRFFPTAIRGTHIELDEVTTARASTVEVECPGINVYADGDFACPLPAEISAIPAALQVLRPNHT, from the coding sequence ATGGGCCGACGCGAGATCGGCAGGGTGACCGCGCTGACCAATCCGATGTCCGGACATGGGGCCGCGATCGAGGCGGCACAACGGGCGATCGCCCGGCTGCATCACCGCGGTGTCGAGGTCGTCGAGATCATCGGCGACGACGCCCAGGATGCCCGTCATCTGGTTGCCGCCGCGCTGGACAAGGGCACCGACGCCGTCATGGTCACCGGCGGCGACGGCGTCATCTCTAACGCACTGCAGGTGCTGGCGGGCACCGACGTTCCGCTCGGCATCATCCCGGCGGGCACGGGCAACGACCACGCCCGCGAATTCGGCATTCCCACCAAGGATCCCGTGGCCGCCGCGGACATCGTGGTGGACGGCTGTACGGAAACCATTGACCTGGGCCGGATCACCGGCCAGGACGGCTTCCAGAAGTGGTTCGGCACCGTGGCGGCGACCGGATTCGATTCGCTGGTCACCGACCGGGCCAACCGAATGACCTGGCCGCACGGCCGGCTGCGGTACTACATCGCGATGATGGCCGAGCTGTCGCAGTTGCGCCTGCTGCCGTTCCGGTTGGTGCTCGACGGCAAACAGCAGATCGAGGCCGATCTAACGATGACGGCGTTCGGCAACACCCGCAGTTACGGCGGCGGAATGCTGATCTGCCCCAACGCAGACCGCGCCGACGGCCTGCTCGACCTCACCATGGTCAAATCGGAATCGCGCACGAAGCTGATCCGCTTCTTCCCCACCGCCATCAGGGGCACCCATATCGAACTCGACGAGGTGACCACCGCGCGGGCCAGCACGGTCGAAGTCGAGTGCCCCGGGATCAACGTCTACGCCGACGGCGACTTCGCCTGTCCGTTGCCGGCTGAGATCTCGGCGATCCCGGCCGCACTTCAGGTGCTACGCCCGAACCACACCTAG
- a CDS encoding PE family protein, giving the protein MSYVNAAPQIVGAIAGDLANIGSQIGAANAAAQGATTAIAAAGADQVSAAIAAVFSGHAQAYQAVAAQATAFHDQFVQLLSTSARSYANAEAVNVQQIVLSAINAPTETLLGRPLIGNGANAAAGSGAAGGAGGILIGNGGNGGSGGVGLAGGPGGAAGLFGTGGAGGQGGPGMAGGTGGAGGMLYGNGGAGGAGGIAGPAGAGGIGGNGGNAGCWGNGGAAGAGGLGAAGGIGGTGGQLVGDGGAGGAGGAGAAGGGTGGAGGAGGNAVGVWGNGGAGGSGGTGGTGAAGTNPTLQPPVTSAANGTDNSGNTTGQAGGDAASGTLAGQAGGVGGNGGLISSDQSVTGGNAGKGGDGGLGAPGGAGGVGGSATSRFDTAIGGTGGNGGDGGVGAPGGPGGAGGTANCFSSAGKAGTGGHGGDGGTGAPGGAGGGGGAGISNAAGGLGGNGGNGGGGVAGSTGGHGGVGGVGGRGGFLVGDGGAGGIGGAGGTGGAGAAGAVGGAGGNGGSAVQSNINGGNGGTGGDGGTGGDGGMGGDGADGGAGGAGGLFGHTGSTGAGGMGGTGGAGGTGGNGGAGGNGGPSHGPGAPGGVGGVGGDGAAGGNGGVGGSGAAGSAGTGATGLGGAHGDSGAHGMHG; this is encoded by the coding sequence ATGTCCTATGTCAATGCAGCACCCCAGATCGTGGGTGCAATCGCCGGGGATTTGGCCAACATCGGATCGCAGATCGGCGCCGCCAATGCAGCTGCGCAGGGCGCGACGACCGCCATCGCGGCGGCCGGCGCCGACCAAGTCTCAGCGGCCATCGCAGCAGTGTTCAGTGGGCACGCTCAGGCCTATCAAGCCGTGGCAGCACAGGCCACGGCGTTTCATGACCAGTTCGTGCAGTTGTTGTCGACCAGTGCCCGGTCATATGCGAACGCCGAGGCCGTAAACGTCCAACAAATTGTGCTGTCCGCGATCAACGCACCCACCGAGACACTGCTGGGCCGCCCACTGATCGGCAACGGTGCGAACGCCGCGGCCGGCAGCGGCGCCGCTGGTGGTGCCGGCGGAATATTGATCGGTAACGGCGGTAACGGCGGATCCGGCGGGGTCGGACTGGCCGGCGGGCCCGGCGGGGCCGCGGGGCTTTTCGGCACCGGCGGAGCCGGCGGTCAAGGCGGGCCGGGCATGGCTGGTGGCACTGGTGGCGCCGGCGGGATGCTTTACGGGAACGGCGGGGCGGGTGGCGCCGGTGGCATCGCCGGGCCGGCCGGGGCCGGTGGCATCGGCGGCAACGGCGGCAACGCCGGCTGTTGGGGCAATGGTGGAGCGGCAGGCGCCGGAGGGCTCGGCGCGGCCGGCGGTATTGGCGGCACCGGTGGCCAGCTGGTCGGTGATGGCGGAGCCGGCGGAGCGGGTGGTGCCGGGGCGGCCGGTGGCGGCACCGGCGGGGCGGGTGGCGCCGGCGGCAACGCGGTGGGCGTCTGGGGCAACGGCGGAGCCGGCGGATCCGGCGGTACCGGCGGCACCGGTGCCGCAGGCACCAACCCGACTCTGCAGCCCCCGGTGACCTCTGCGGCCAACGGCACCGACAACAGCGGCAATACCACTGGCCAAGCCGGCGGCGACGCCGCCAGCGGAACCTTGGCCGGACAGGCCGGTGGAGTCGGCGGCAATGGCGGCCTTATTTCCTCTGACCAAAGCGTGACGGGCGGCAACGCAGGCAAGGGCGGTGATGGCGGTCTCGGCGCGCCAGGCGGTGCCGGCGGGGTCGGCGGCAGCGCCACCTCCCGTTTCGACACAGCCATTGGTGGTACCGGGGGCAACGGCGGCGACGGCGGTGTCGGCGCGCCAGGCGGCCCCGGAGGTGCGGGTGGCACCGCCAACTGTTTTTCGTCGGCCGGCAAAGCCGGGACCGGCGGCCACGGCGGCGACGGCGGCACCGGCGCGCCGGGCGGTGCGGGGGGCGGGGGCGGCGCCGGAATCTCAAATGCGGCCGGCGGTCTCGGCGGTAACGGCGGAAATGGCGGCGGCGGCGTGGCGGGCAGCACCGGCGGCCACGGTGGAGTGGGCGGAGTCGGCGGACGCGGCGGCTTCCTGGTCGGCGACGGTGGTGCCGGTGGTATCGGAGGCGCCGGGGGCACCGGAGGCGCAGGTGCGGCCGGCGCGGTGGGCGGTGCCGGCGGCAACGGTGGTAGTGCGGTCCAGTCGAACATTAACGGCGGCAACGGAGGCACGGGTGGGGACGGCGGCACCGGCGGCGACGGCGGCATGGGTGGTGACGGTGCGGACGGCGGCGCCGGCGGCGCGGGCGGGCTGTTTGGCCACACCGGTAGCACCGGAGCCGGCGGAATGGGCGGCACCGGCGGGGCCGGGGGCACCGGCGGAAACGGTGGCGCCGGTGGCAATGGCGGCCCGTCCCACGGCCCCGGGGCGCCCGGCGGCGTAGGCGGCGTCGGCGGCGACGGCGCAGCCGGCGGAAACGGCGGTGTCGGGGGCTCCGGTGCCGCCGGCAGCGCTGGCACCGGGGCGACCGGTCTTGGCGGCGCACACGGTGACAGCGGCGCACACGGCATGCACGGCTGA
- a CDS encoding DUF3145 domain-containing protein yields the protein MRASNQFADVTAGVVYVHASPAAVCPHVEWALSSTLQAKANLVWTPQPAMPGQLRAVTNWVGPVGTGSRLANALRSWSVLRFEVTEDPSPGVDGHRFCHTPQLGLWSGAMSANGDIMVGEMRLRTMMAQGADTLAAELDSVLGTAWDEALEPYRDGGDAGELTWLSRGVG from the coding sequence ATGCGTGCGTCGAATCAGTTTGCCGACGTGACGGCCGGCGTGGTGTACGTCCACGCCTCGCCAGCGGCGGTGTGCCCGCATGTCGAGTGGGCGTTGTCGTCGACCTTGCAAGCCAAGGCGAATTTGGTGTGGACTCCGCAGCCGGCCATGCCCGGGCAGTTGCGCGCGGTCACCAACTGGGTGGGTCCCGTGGGGACTGGCTCCCGATTGGCGAACGCGTTGCGCTCATGGTCGGTTCTGCGGTTCGAAGTCACCGAGGACCCCAGTCCCGGCGTCGACGGCCACCGGTTCTGCCATACCCCGCAGCTTGGTCTGTGGAGCGGCGCGATGAGCGCCAACGGCGACATCATGGTCGGGGAGATGCGGCTGCGCACGATGATGGCCCAGGGAGCCGATACCCTTGCCGCCGAGCTGGATTCGGTGCTGGGCACTGCGTGGGACGAGGCGCTGGAGCCGTATCGCGACGGCGGCGACGCCGGCGAGTTGACCTGGCTCAGCCGCGGCGTCGGCTAG
- a CDS encoding serine hydrolase domain-containing protein — MTAPLDALEDWPVPNAAAAVVGPDGVLARHGDTARVFALASVTKPLVARAAQIAVEEGVVDLDTEAGPPGSTVRHLLAHASGLAMLTGDVLAKPGTRRMYSNYGFAVLAETIERESGIEFGRYFTEAVCAPLGMTTTRLDGGAPEAGYGATSTVDDLASFAGDLLRPVTVSAQMHAQAIDVQFPGLNGVLPGYGVQRPNDWALGFELRDSKSPHWTGARNSVRTFGHFGQSGGFVWADPQADLALVVLTDRDFGEWALAPWPALSDAVLAEFAA; from the coding sequence ATGACGGCGCCCCTCGATGCCCTCGAGGACTGGCCGGTCCCGAACGCCGCCGCGGCGGTCGTCGGCCCGGACGGGGTGCTGGCCAGACACGGCGACACCGCGCGGGTGTTCGCGCTCGCATCGGTGACCAAGCCGTTGGTGGCGCGCGCCGCGCAGATCGCCGTCGAGGAGGGCGTCGTCGATCTCGACACCGAAGCCGGACCGCCTGGGTCCACCGTCCGTCACCTGTTGGCGCACGCATCGGGACTGGCCATGCTGACCGGCGATGTGCTCGCGAAGCCCGGTACCCGCCGAATGTATTCCAACTACGGGTTCGCCGTGCTGGCCGAAACCATCGAGCGCGAATCGGGGATCGAGTTCGGCCGCTACTTCACCGAAGCGGTATGCGCGCCACTGGGCATGACGACCACCCGCCTCGACGGCGGCGCCCCCGAGGCCGGTTACGGAGCCACCTCGACGGTCGACGACCTAGCGTCGTTCGCCGGCGATCTGCTGCGTCCGGTCACGGTGTCGGCCCAGATGCACGCGCAGGCCATCGACGTCCAATTCCCCGGCCTCAACGGGGTACTGCCCGGCTACGGCGTACAGCGGCCCAACGATTGGGCCCTGGGCTTCGAGCTGCGCGACTCCAAGTCGCCGCACTGGACGGGAGCGCGCAACTCGGTGCGCACGTTTGGTCACTTCGGCCAGTCGGGTGGTTTCGTATGGGCGGATCCCCAGGCGGACCTGGCGTTGGTGGTGCTCACCGACCGAGATTTCGGTGAGTGGGCGCTGGCGCCCTGGCCTGCGCTTTCCGACGCGGTGCTGGCAGAATTCGCGGCTTAG